In Fusarium oxysporum f. sp. lycopersici 4287 chromosome 2, whole genome shotgun sequence, a genomic segment contains:
- a CDS encoding hypothetical protein (At least one base has a quality score < 10) has translation MIISYTKSVKPHGTQLINQSVLEIIQYRSHAPSSSLQELLSWRLHPYHYPSGVNPRSPSVFAVLWTPRDHSCISLGRSQMICLGESNLALRLRDDPPILQLPRRDPPGSIRVSGLVRH, from the coding sequence ATGATCATATCATATACCAAATCGGTCAAGCCTCACGGTACTCAACTCATCAATCAGTCTGTCCTCGAAATCATACAGTACCGTAGTCACGCCCCTAGCTCCAGCCTCCAGGAGCTTCTGTCTTGGAGACTTCATCCATATCACTATCCTTCAGGGGTTAACCCCCGCTCCCCCAGTGTGTTTGCGGTTTTGTGGACGCCCAGGGATCACAGTTGCATTTCGCTTGGACGGTCTCAAATGATATGTTTGGGGGAAAGCAACCTTGCCTTGCGTCTGCGTGACGATCCCCCGATCTTGCAACTCCCGCGACGCGATCCCCCCGGTTCGATACGAGTCTCGGGATTGGTCCGCCATTGA